The following are from one region of the Phormidium sp. PBR-2020 genome:
- the smc gene encoding chromosome segregation protein SMC, whose amino-acid sequence MVYIKEIELTNFKSFGGTTRVPFRREFTVISGPNGSGKSNILDALLFCLGIASSKGMRADRLPDLVNQQQNKRRSTVEASVSVTFDLSPEDLLWRRMQRADNSEEENVAEASEAGSGEDETPPQHQDWRVTRRLRVTPSGGYTSQYAINGEVCTLGELHEQLNELRVYPEGYNVVLQGDVTSIISMNARERREIIDELAGVAAFDRKIDRAKEKFAEVEEREDRCRIVEKELTTQRDRLAADRLKAEQYQRLRQELQQKQEWARVLQWQQLRQRQEQIGEQLAAGDRTRGELQDSLAQLTENLKQASDELDVLNQQVKALGEDELLARQSELARQEAEQQQRQQRREELQQQRQEIEGAIAQTERAIAQNRQQQEQLRQQQQLLETDQLPTLRESRELAQGELERARESANALADRAQAWVQEQTQLRQQTETLLGTLEPQRTEQAQLQERLAQLGEQLSQRETAIAQREEQLQQSQQEYQHLSQEEDTAQQHLQHLERSSQAAEEELQIQQDTQTRLLQEQRDKQRRLDKLEAQNQAIQEASGSYASQVVEQSGLSGICGSVSQLGRVESDVQIALETAAGGRLGFVVVEDDLVASAAIQLLKEKRAGRATFLPLNKIRAPRFQRTPEVERSPGFIDYAVNLIDCEERYDDIFAYVFGSTVVFDRLDNARRLLGQARMVTLDGELLEASGAMTGGSQRRGSSHLHFGHVETGESAEVKGLRDRLRQIGEILERCEEEILRWSSELKLGAKALMEAKQQHRELQLRRERLGQDIESLQQQQEQGRSQQSQQRQELDSTQARLQQLQQELPQQEQQLQALREQLAELEKSQTHQEWQQYQQEIQQREEILAQRTQSLRDGEERLRELASQQGRLGEKIQERQQQLGELQSRGQEIEQQQAQLAQQHQELDEQIAQTRASFAEIEAKLGEEKQARDRAEAELRELRVNQQQTDWRLQKLQETQEGRVEQLQQVRQHLREQEQDLPNPLPEVPPQLKLDALDKELRSLAKRIEAMEPVNMLALEEFERTQARLEELTEKLAILQDERQELLLRIENFTTLRLRAFKEAFDAVNENFAQIFAELSQGDGHLQLSDPEDPFNGGLNLVAHPKGKPVQRLASMSGGEKSLTALSFIFALQRYRPSPFYAFDEVDMFLDGANVERLAKMIKKQAQAAQFIVVSLRRPTIAAAARTIGVTQARGAYTQVLGLKLQQQPQSETQESLSPERSV is encoded by the coding sequence ATGGTTTACATCAAAGAAATCGAACTCACCAATTTTAAATCCTTTGGGGGAACCACAAGGGTTCCGTTCCGGCGGGAGTTTACGGTCATTTCGGGGCCGAATGGTTCTGGAAAGTCTAATATCTTGGATGCCCTGTTGTTTTGTTTGGGAATTGCCTCATCGAAGGGGATGCGGGCTGATCGCCTGCCGGATTTAGTCAATCAACAGCAAAATAAACGCAGATCGACGGTGGAGGCCAGTGTCAGTGTCACCTTTGATTTGTCTCCGGAGGATCTGTTGTGGCGACGGATGCAGCGAGCGGACAACTCCGAGGAGGAGAACGTCGCTGAGGCCTCTGAAGCGGGGTCTGGGGAGGATGAGACACCACCCCAGCATCAGGATTGGCGGGTGACGCGGCGGCTGCGAGTGACGCCGTCGGGGGGCTATACCTCGCAATATGCCATCAATGGCGAGGTTTGTACTCTGGGGGAGTTGCATGAACAACTCAATGAGTTGCGCGTCTATCCTGAGGGCTATAATGTGGTGCTTCAGGGGGATGTGACCAGTATTATCTCCATGAACGCTCGGGAACGGCGGGAGATTATTGATGAGTTGGCTGGGGTGGCGGCCTTCGATCGCAAAATTGATCGGGCAAAAGAGAAGTTCGCCGAAGTGGAGGAACGCGAGGATCGCTGTCGCATTGTGGAGAAGGAGTTGACGACGCAACGCGATCGCCTGGCCGCCGATCGCCTCAAAGCCGAACAATATCAGCGATTACGCCAGGAACTTCAGCAGAAACAAGAGTGGGCTAGAGTTTTACAGTGGCAGCAATTGCGCCAACGCCAAGAGCAGATTGGGGAACAATTGGCAGCCGGCGATCGCACTCGGGGGGAACTTCAGGACAGTCTGGCCCAACTCACGGAGAATTTGAAACAGGCCAGCGATGAACTCGATGTGTTAAATCAGCAGGTGAAGGCCCTCGGCGAAGATGAACTCTTGGCCCGTCAGTCGGAGTTGGCCCGTCAAGAAGCCGAACAGCAGCAACGCCAGCAGCGACGGGAGGAGTTGCAGCAGCAGCGTCAGGAGATTGAGGGGGCGATCGCCCAAACCGAGAGGGCGATCGCACAAAACCGGCAGCAACAGGAGCAACTTCGCCAACAACAGCAACTCCTAGAAACTGACCAACTGCCCACCCTGAGAGAGTCACGGGAGTTGGCCCAGGGCGAACTCGAACGAGCGCGAGAGTCCGCCAACGCCCTAGCTGATCGCGCTCAAGCTTGGGTGCAAGAACAAACCCAACTGCGTCAACAAACCGAAACCCTCCTGGGAACCCTTGAACCCCAACGCACCGAACAGGCCCAACTTCAGGAACGGCTGGCCCAATTGGGGGAACAACTCAGTCAACGGGAGACGGCGATCGCCCAACGGGAGGAGCAACTGCAACAAAGTCAACAGGAGTATCAACACCTCAGCCAAGAAGAAGACACCGCTCAACAGCATCTGCAACACCTCGAACGCAGCAGCCAAGCCGCCGAGGAAGAGTTACAGATTCAGCAAGATACCCAAACCCGTCTCTTGCAAGAACAGCGGGACAAACAACGCCGCCTCGATAAGCTCGAAGCCCAAAATCAAGCCATTCAAGAAGCCTCCGGCAGTTATGCCAGCCAAGTGGTGGAACAGTCGGGATTGAGCGGAATTTGTGGGTCGGTATCCCAACTAGGACGGGTCGAGAGCGACGTGCAAATCGCCCTAGAAACCGCTGCCGGGGGACGATTGGGATTTGTTGTCGTTGAGGATGATTTAGTTGCCTCTGCGGCGATTCAGCTTTTGAAAGAAAAACGGGCCGGGCGGGCCACGTTTCTGCCCCTGAATAAGATTCGCGCCCCTCGTTTTCAGCGGACTCCCGAGGTCGAACGCAGTCCCGGTTTTATTGACTATGCGGTGAATCTGATTGACTGCGAGGAACGCTATGACGATATTTTTGCCTATGTGTTTGGCTCAACGGTGGTGTTTGACCGCTTAGACAATGCCCGTCGGTTGTTGGGACAGGCGCGGATGGTGACCCTCGATGGGGAACTCCTCGAAGCCAGTGGGGCCATGACGGGGGGAAGTCAGCGGCGGGGATCGTCTCATCTCCATTTTGGCCATGTGGAGACCGGGGAATCGGCGGAGGTGAAGGGGTTGCGCGATCGCCTGCGGCAGATTGGCGAGATCCTTGAACGCTGTGAGGAGGAGATTTTACGCTGGAGTAGTGAACTGAAATTAGGGGCCAAGGCGCTGATGGAGGCGAAACAGCAACATCGGGAACTCCAATTGCGCCGGGAACGACTGGGGCAGGATATTGAGAGTTTACAGCAGCAACAGGAGCAGGGGCGATCGCAACAAAGTCAACAACGCCAAGAACTCGATAGCACCCAAGCTCGTTTACAGCAACTGCAACAGGAACTCCCTCAGCAAGAGCAGCAGTTACAAGCCCTCCGAGAACAACTAGCGGAATTGGAGAAATCCCAAACCCACCAAGAATGGCAACAGTACCAACAGGAGATTCAACAACGGGAGGAAATCCTGGCCCAACGCACCCAGAGTTTGCGGGATGGAGAAGAACGGTTACGAGAATTAGCCAGTCAACAGGGGCGACTGGGAGAGAAAATCCAGGAACGTCAGCAACAGTTGGGAGAACTCCAGAGTCGTGGCCAGGAGATTGAGCAGCAACAGGCGCAACTGGCACAACAACACCAGGAGTTAGACGAGCAAATCGCTCAGACTCGTGCCAGTTTTGCCGAAATTGAGGCCAAATTAGGGGAAGAGAAACAGGCCCGCGATCGCGCTGAAGCCGAACTGCGGGAATTGCGCGTCAACCAACAACAAACCGACTGGCGTTTACAGAAACTCCAAGAAACCCAAGAGGGACGAGTTGAACAACTCCAGCAAGTGCGCCAACACCTGCGAGAACAGGAGCAAGACCTCCCCAACCCCCTCCCCGAGGTTCCCCCCCAGCTAAAACTAGACGCGTTGGACAAAGAACTCCGTAGCCTCGCCAAACGCATCGAGGCCATGGAACCAGTGAATATGTTGGCCCTAGAAGAATTTGAGCGCACCCAAGCTCGATTAGAAGAACTGACCGAAAAACTGGCGATTCTCCAAGATGAACGTCAGGAGTTGCTATTACGCATCGAAAACTTCACCACCCTGCGGTTACGGGCGTTTAAAGAAGCCTTCGACGCGGTAAATGAGAATTTTGCCCAAATCTTCGCCGAACTGTCTCAGGGGGACGGACATCTGCAACTGAGCGACCCGGAAGACCCGTTCAATGGCGGCTTGAACTTAGTGGCCCATCCCAAAGGTAAGCCTGTGCAACGGTTGGCCTCGATGTCAGGGGGGGAGAAATCTCTCACAGCGTTGAGTTTTATCTTTGCTCTACAACGCTATCGTCCCTCCCCATTTTACGCCTTTGACGAGGTGGATATGTTTCTAGACGGGGCAAATGTGGAACGATTAGCTAAAATGATTAAAAAGCAGGCACAAGCCGCACAATTTATTGTCGTGAGTTTGCGCCGTCCGACCATCGCTGCTGCCGCGAGAACCATCGGTGTCACCCAGGCCCGAGGTGCGTATACCCAGGTTTTGGGGTTGAAGTTGCAACAGCAACCGCAATCTGAGACTCAAGAATCTCTCTCGCCAGAGCGATCGGTCTGA
- a CDS encoding PRC-barrel domain-containing protein, producing MTSEHIRQRSDLLGTQVITRDGGRRLGVVSQIWVDIDRREVVALGMRDNILAVAGLPRYMQLDRIRQIGDVILVDTDEVIEDDLDVEMYSTIINSEVITEVGELLGKVRGFKFDTRDGKVVSIIVASIGIPQIPEQLLSTYELPIEEIVSSGPNRLIVFEGAEERLTQLSVGVMERLGLGSAPWEREEEEEFYTPTARPENQLGSGIPTAAPEPRRRVAQAPVEQQWDEDEWTQPEPEPLYEPEPEPVYVEYDEPETENWSETSRSQYEPPYEPEPYREEPVYEEADYPDYSQPVDYEDIEADAWSEEEDARVYDPPKVNIPQKTKQPEYEEEAGY from the coding sequence ATGACATCCGAACACATCCGTCAACGCTCCGATCTGTTAGGAACCCAAGTCATCACCCGCGACGGCGGGAGGCGGCTCGGAGTCGTCAGCCAAATTTGGGTAGATATCGATCGCCGGGAAGTGGTCGCCCTCGGGATGCGGGATAATATCCTCGCGGTGGCCGGGCTACCCCGTTACATGCAGCTCGATCGCATCCGCCAGATTGGTGATGTCATCCTAGTCGATACCGACGAAGTCATCGAAGACGACCTCGATGTTGAGATGTACAGCACCATCATCAACAGTGAAGTCATCACCGAAGTGGGGGAACTGCTCGGCAAAGTACGAGGTTTCAAGTTCGATACCCGCGATGGCAAAGTCGTCTCCATCATCGTCGCTTCGATTGGCATTCCCCAAATTCCCGAACAACTGCTGAGTACCTACGAACTCCCCATTGAGGAGATTGTCAGCAGTGGCCCCAACCGTTTGATTGTCTTTGAGGGGGCTGAGGAACGGCTGACTCAGTTATCCGTTGGGGTCATGGAACGGTTAGGCTTAGGGAGTGCGCCCTGGGAACGGGAAGAAGAAGAAGAATTTTACACCCCCACTGCTCGCCCGGAGAATCAACTCGGCAGTGGGATTCCTACTGCTGCCCCGGAACCCCGTCGTCGGGTGGCGCAAGCTCCCGTTGAACAGCAATGGGATGAGGACGAGTGGACGCAACCGGAACCCGAACCGCTGTATGAGCCAGAACCCGAACCGGTGTATGTGGAGTATGACGAGCCGGAGACGGAGAACTGGAGTGAAACCAGTCGCAGTCAGTATGAGCCACCCTATGAGCCGGAACCCTACCGCGAGGAACCGGTGTATGAGGAGGCGGATTATCCCGACTATTCCCAGCCGGTGGACTATGAGGATATTGAGGCTGATGCTTGGTCTGAGGAGGAGGATGCGCGGGTGTATGATCCTCCCAAGGTGAATATTCCTCAGAAGACGAAGCAGCCGGAGTATGAAGAAGAGGCGGGCTATTAG
- a CDS encoding IS200/IS605 family accessory protein TnpB-related protein produces MATKKPTSIIRTDKWNLNPTARQRVLLSQTVKVYRRVCRHLMGILLTHWSSLGTLSSQKRVLAVEKLIHQTAKNPQPKYRPFDQTFYKFPSYYRRAAIVFAAGQVSSYMTRYREWQSGTRQRRDAKPPGLNPNSGCYPTLYKGQCYKLHGYDRIEIKVFNGTDWVWTTVQITGLRERHTVDSNKLLSPSLIFNEEKRTCHLSVPFECHPPQREGYGNVVSVDLGINTTATVAVVNFDGTVIHREFIHPGRDIDCRDKRLKSVSKRASKTMGKGGRLQKGFCSHTYRKCRNINRQIGQIVSKRIVQIARQFQADAIVFENLKGWKAKGGRKRSNLRQRFHGWLKGMIRDLTEMKWQEMGGQVINVVAAYTSKLAYDGSGVVRRDSKNYALAKFSSGKRYNADLNGALNIAARGILQLTRRKDSEERSSQRSRRSPRSWACLCDLWTSTVPG; encoded by the coding sequence ATGGCAACAAAGAAACCCACATCAATCATCCGTACAGACAAATGGAATCTTAACCCGACAGCCAGGCAGCGAGTTCTGTTGAGCCAAACGGTTAAGGTCTACCGTCGTGTCTGTCGGCATTTGATGGGGATTCTCTTAACCCATTGGTCATCTCTGGGAACGTTATCGAGCCAAAAACGGGTTCTAGCTGTCGAGAAACTCATTCACCAAACCGCGAAGAACCCTCAGCCAAAATACCGGCCATTTGACCAAACCTTTTACAAATTCCCCAGCTACTACCGAAGAGCCGCCATTGTGTTTGCCGCTGGCCAAGTCAGTAGCTACATGACCCGGTATCGGGAATGGCAATCGGGGACTCGTCAACGTCGGGATGCCAAACCTCCAGGCCTCAACCCAAACAGTGGCTGTTATCCCACCTTGTACAAAGGTCAATGCTATAAGCTGCATGGGTACGACCGCATCGAAATCAAGGTCTTTAACGGAACCGATTGGGTTTGGACGACTGTTCAAATTACAGGCCTACGAGAACGGCACACCGTAGACAGCAACAAGCTGCTGTCGCCCTCCCTGATTTTTAATGAGGAGAAGAGGACTTGTCACCTATCGGTTCCCTTTGAGTGCCATCCCCCCCAACGGGAGGGATATGGCAATGTGGTGAGTGTTGACCTGGGTATCAACACCACCGCTACCGTTGCAGTTGTAAATTTTGACGGCACTGTAATCCACCGGGAGTTTATTCATCCGGGGAGAGACATAGATTGTCGAGATAAGCGACTGAAATCGGTATCCAAACGAGCAAGTAAGACAATGGGAAAAGGTGGACGTCTCCAAAAAGGCTTCTGCTCCCATACCTATCGCAAGTGTCGTAACATCAACCGCCAAATTGGGCAGATTGTCTCGAAGCGTATCGTGCAGATTGCCCGACAATTCCAAGCTGATGCCATTGTCTTTGAGAACCTCAAAGGATGGAAAGCTAAGGGGGGACGAAAACGGTCTAACCTGCGCCAACGCTTTCATGGATGGCTTAAGGGTATGATTCGAGACTTGACCGAGATGAAGTGGCAAGAGATGGGCGGTCAGGTCATTAATGTCGTTGCTGCTTATACCTCAAAGCTGGCTTATGACGGCAGTGGAGTAGTGCGGCGCGACTCCAAAAACTATGCGCTGGCTAAATTTTCCTCGGGCAAGCGATACAATGCAGACCTTAATGGGGCGCTCAATATTGCTGCCCGAGGGATTCTTCAGCTCACTCGCCGAAAGGACAGTGAGGAGCGTTCGAGCCAACGTTCTCGACGTTCGCCTAGAAGCTGGGCTTGTTTGTGTGACCTGTGGACTAGCACGGTTCCAGGTTAG